The genomic interval GCACACCTTGATATGGCACAATCAAACGCCTGCATGGTTTTTTACAAACGATAAAGGAGCGCCAAATTCGCCAGAAGAACAAAAAGAGCAATTACGTACGCACATCAAAGCGGTTGCTGGTCGCTATGCTGGAAAAGTACAAGCATGGGACGTAGTAAATGAGGTGATAGATGATAATGGTAAATACCGACCTACAACATGGGTAAATGGTATTGGCGATGGAGACGAAATGGTTCGCTTAGCCTTCAAATATGCGAGTGAATATGCCCCTAACACCGAATTGTATTATAATGATTTCAATGCTTGGCGTCCAGAAAAAAGAGACGGAATTGTTCGTATGATTAAGATGCTTCAAGATGCCGGAATCAGAATTGATGGAGTTGGGATTCAAGCACATTGGGGTTTAAATTTTCCTAAAACGGAATACATTCAACAAGCTATTGATGCTTATGCGGCTTTAGGAATCAAAGTAATGATTACAGAATTAGATGTGGATGTATTGCCAATTACCAAGGAAGGTCAAATAACTGGGAAAAGCATGATGGAGCCTCAGTATCAATTAGAGGAGTTCGAAACCTTTTTAGACCCGTATAAAAATGGTTTGCCGAAATCGGTAGAACAGCAACTAGCGAATCGTTACAAAGAATTCTTTGCAATTTTTGTAAAGAACAAAGATAAAATAAGCAGAGTCACTTTGTGGGGATTGCAAGATGGTATGTCTTGG from Flavobacterium ovatum carries:
- a CDS encoding endo-1,4-beta-xylanase: MKKTKFTVNKMATIMGVLSLSFTACTAQKVKTTAVSKTVTTTENVTLKDAFKNYFLLGSAINDAIVSGKDNASQTIIKREFNTVTPENCMKAEVVCPSPGIYDFTLADAYVAFAKENKMFVMGHTLIWHNQTPAWFFTNDKGAPNSPEEQKEQLRTHIKAVAGRYAGKVQAWDVVNEVIDDNGKYRPTTWVNGIGDGDEMVRLAFKYASEYAPNTELYYNDFNAWRPEKRDGIVRMIKMLQDAGIRIDGVGIQAHWGLNFPKTEYIQQAIDAYAALGIKVMITELDVDVLPITKEGQITGKSMMEPQYQLEEFETFLDPYKNGLPKSVEQQLANRYKEFFAIFVKNKDKISRVTLWGLQDGMSWKNDYPIPNRTNYPLLYNRNFEPKLARQAILETVK